A stretch of the Cytobacillus luteolus genome encodes the following:
- a CDS encoding DUF4153 domain-containing protein: protein MDNNQLIIENMDNPQHLERMFRKDPKSFRKSFLHAWEQYPDSPVLAVWHERLHFKETENEEKPLLLQKGFLLMSILAILAGIITRVIFHFVEQEAIAPVNLAFGIIPFIAAYFVFYNSPNKKVLYTLISLFLVSVIYLNLLPIDYKDSIILAYLHLPIFLWVVVGLAYTGNDYAIGDKRLAYLKFNLEFGILYGSMAVSGMLLAMLTLQLFSFVGLRIEDFYFRNIVLFGAAGLAVVATHLVSKNLKLAKNITPFLAKIFSPLVLVTLLVYLITVYWVGNNPFLDRNFLLAFNGILLFVLVVTVFSIIESDTDEKKNIFDYINFSLIVLALIIDSVALSAIVFRLSSYGITPNRLAVLGVNLIIWANLIWIMLSYVRFLRNKTGPSTIQDAITKYLPVYGLWAAVVVFIFPLVFK, encoded by the coding sequence TTGGACAATAACCAATTGATTATTGAAAACATGGATAATCCACAACATCTGGAGAGGATGTTCAGAAAAGACCCAAAATCTTTTAGGAAGTCATTCTTACACGCTTGGGAACAATATCCAGATTCACCTGTTCTTGCTGTTTGGCATGAAAGATTGCATTTCAAGGAGACAGAAAATGAGGAAAAACCTTTGCTTCTACAAAAAGGTTTTTTGTTAATGAGTATTTTAGCGATTCTCGCTGGGATCATAACTAGGGTCATTTTCCATTTTGTCGAACAGGAAGCAATAGCTCCAGTTAATCTGGCTTTTGGAATAATTCCCTTTATTGCAGCCTACTTTGTTTTTTATAATAGTCCGAATAAGAAGGTTCTCTATACACTTATATCGCTGTTCCTTGTCTCTGTAATTTATCTAAACCTACTTCCTATAGATTACAAAGACAGTATCATTCTTGCCTATTTGCACCTACCGATCTTCTTGTGGGTAGTAGTAGGGCTAGCCTACACAGGAAATGACTATGCAATAGGTGACAAAAGATTAGCTTATCTAAAATTCAATTTGGAATTTGGTATTTTATATGGAAGCATGGCAGTTAGCGGAATGCTGCTTGCAATGTTAACGTTGCAGTTATTTAGCTTTGTGGGGCTTCGTATAGAAGACTTCTATTTTAGAAATATCGTGCTATTTGGTGCTGCAGGTCTCGCAGTCGTGGCAACACACCTAGTATCAAAAAATCTTAAACTTGCTAAGAACATTACACCATTTTTAGCTAAAATTTTTAGTCCACTTGTTCTGGTCACATTGTTGGTCTATCTTATAACGGTGTATTGGGTCGGAAATAATCCATTTCTAGACCGAAATTTCCTTCTAGCCTTCAATGGAATTCTACTTTTTGTATTGGTTGTGACTGTATTCTCTATTATCGAAAGCGATACAGACGAGAAAAAGAATATCTTTGATTATATCAATTTCAGCTTAATTGTTCTTGCGCTTATCATTGACAGTGTTGCTTTGTCGGCCATTGTGTTCAGGCTTTCTTCATATGGAATTACGCCTAACCGACTTGCTGTCTTAGGTGTAAATCTAATTATCTGGGCAAATTTAATTTGGATCATGCTTTCCTATGTACGTTTTCTACGAAACAAAACCGGACCTTCAACCATCCAAGATGCTATTACGAAGTATTTGCCAGTCTACGGTCTGTGGGCAGCTGTTGTTGTATTTATCTTTCCTTTGGTTTTTAAATAA
- a CDS encoding GNAT family N-acetyltransferase, with amino-acid sequence MTINIIQCTLEDLQILQEISYETFNETFKNQNSPENMITYLEKAFNKIQLEKELSNRFSQFFFVYYNNEVAGYLKVNTNESQSEEMGDESLEIERIYIKSNFQNHGLGKHLFTKAMEIAKQSNKKRIWLGVWEKNENAIAFYKKMGFVQTGSHSFYMGDEEQTDFIMTKNL; translated from the coding sequence ATGACAATAAACATAATACAGTGTACCCTTGAAGACTTACAGATTCTTCAGGAAATCAGTTATGAAACATTTAATGAGACGTTTAAGAATCAGAATTCTCCTGAAAATATGATTACTTATTTGGAAAAGGCATTTAACAAAATCCAACTGGAAAAAGAACTATCCAATCGTTTTTCGCAGTTCTTTTTTGTTTATTATAATAATGAAGTCGCTGGATATTTAAAGGTCAATACGAATGAGTCTCAGTCTGAAGAAATGGGTGATGAATCACTTGAAATTGAGAGGATTTATATAAAGAGTAACTTTCAAAATCATGGTCTCGGTAAACATCTGTTTACTAAGGCTATGGAAATTGCGAAGCAAAGTAATAAAAAGAGAATCTGGCTAGGCGTATGGGAGAAAAATGAGAATGCTATTGCCTTTTATAAGAAAATGGGATTTGTTCAAACTGGATCACATTCTTTTTATATGGGTGATGAAGAACAAACGGACTTTATCATGACAAAGAATTTATAG
- a CDS encoding sugar ABC transporter permease — translation MNRISKRKTNLKKALTYLAFVGPALVFFLVIQIIPFLMGVYYSFTSWNGVSSVVEWVGLENYKKIFTSDPQFFSSFLFTTKFMLAAVAVSNLIGFGFALLLNAALKTRNILRTVFFIPNVIGGLLLGFIWQFIFIKGFSSIGNVTGLAFFKLPWLGDEVTAFWGIVIVFAWQISGYMMVIYIAALQGVDNSLLEAARIDGASNFTLLTKIIIPLILPAFTICFFLTISMAFKIFDLNLSLTGGGPFNSTQSVAINIYQEAFQNNRYGLGTAKSILFFLVVAVFTTVQVMLTKKREVEA, via the coding sequence ATCAACCGGATATCAAAGCGAAAAACGAATCTTAAAAAAGCACTAACGTATTTGGCCTTTGTTGGGCCAGCACTGGTTTTCTTCTTAGTTATTCAGATCATACCATTCCTTATGGGAGTCTATTACTCTTTTACTTCTTGGAATGGAGTTAGTTCGGTGGTCGAATGGGTAGGACTCGAAAACTACAAAAAGATTTTTACGAGTGATCCACAATTTTTTAGTTCCTTCTTATTTACAACGAAGTTTATGCTTGCTGCAGTAGCGGTTAGTAATTTAATAGGATTTGGCTTCGCACTCCTACTAAATGCGGCCTTGAAAACAAGGAACATCCTACGTACAGTGTTTTTTATTCCCAATGTTATCGGGGGGCTACTACTAGGGTTTATCTGGCAGTTCATTTTCATAAAAGGTTTTTCATCAATTGGAAATGTAACTGGGCTAGCTTTCTTTAAGCTACCTTGGTTAGGTGATGAAGTTACAGCGTTCTGGGGAATTGTGATTGTATTTGCATGGCAAATTAGCGGATACATGATGGTCATTTATATCGCAGCTCTTCAGGGGGTCGACAATTCATTACTTGAAGCGGCTAGGATTGATGGGGCGTCAAATTTTACACTTTTAACAAAAATCATTATTCCATTAATTCTTCCAGCCTTTACAATTTGCTTCTTCTTAACGATTTCGATGGCATTTAAAATATTTGACCTTAACCTATCTTTAACTGGCGGTGGACCGTTTAACTCTACTCAGTCGGTTGCGATTAACATTTATCAGGAAGCATTCCAAAACAATCGCTATGGGTTAGGGACAGCAAAATCGATTCTATTCTTCCTAGTGGTGGCAGTGTTCACAACTGTTCAAGTTATGCTCACTAAGAAAAGGGAGGTAGAGGCTTGA
- a CDS encoding carbohydrate ABC transporter permease yields MMQKYTKRTFGLEIIGIILAIIFLIPFYFVLINSVKSFAEILIDAASWPKEILFSNYSKVWEIINFPRAFWNSLIITVFSNIGLVVISSMAAWKMVRTPGKLSKFLFILFVSAMVIPFQTVMIPLMKLGGALNLTNSIPGLIIMYFGFGVPLSLFLYHGFVKTVPIEIEESARIDGCSQFGVFWRIVFPLLKPITVTIIILNTLWIWNDFLLPLLVLQDAELRTIPLATSSFFAQYTKQWDMGLAALVLGITPVIIFFLFLQKHIIKGIAQGSIK; encoded by the coding sequence TTGATGCAGAAATATACTAAGAGAACTTTTGGTTTAGAGATAATCGGGATTATACTCGCCATTATCTTCTTAATTCCTTTTTACTTTGTTCTTATCAATTCGGTAAAGAGCTTTGCCGAAATCTTGATAGATGCAGCTTCATGGCCGAAGGAAATACTTTTCTCAAACTATTCCAAGGTTTGGGAGATTATCAATTTTCCGAGGGCATTTTGGAATTCGTTAATCATTACGGTGTTTAGTAACATTGGGTTGGTCGTAATAAGCTCAATGGCAGCCTGGAAAATGGTTCGAACACCAGGGAAGTTAAGTAAATTCTTATTTATCCTGTTTGTTTCGGCAATGGTTATTCCATTCCAAACGGTGATGATTCCGCTTATGAAACTTGGTGGAGCATTAAATCTAACAAACAGTATTCCTGGACTTATCATTATGTACTTCGGTTTTGGTGTTCCATTATCATTATTCCTTTATCACGGTTTTGTGAAAACGGTACCAATCGAAATTGAAGAATCTGCTAGAATTGATGGGTGTAGCCAGTTTGGAGTATTTTGGAGAATTGTATTCCCACTCCTAAAACCAATTACAGTAACCATCATTATCCTGAATACACTCTGGATTTGGAATGATTTCCTTTTACCATTGCTTGTTTTACAGGACGCAGAATTGCGAACGATACCACTTGCAACAAGCTCATTCTTTGCGCAATATACAAAGCAGTGGGATATGGGACTCGCAGCACTAGTACTAGGTATAACGCCAGTGATAATCTTCTTCCTATTCCTGCAAAAGCACATTATTAAAGGAATTGCACAAGGATCTATCAAGTAG
- a CDS encoding ABC transporter substrate-binding protein, whose product MLKRFTFLFLSVLLFVGILAGCSSTEETTTEDKPKDDAKPADKTEEQVTLNFFQFKVEIADQLQKMITEFEAEHPNIKVKLETVGGGADYGAALKAKFASGEKPDIFNNGGFKELELWKEHLADLSNEPWAGHVLPIGKVPMTDTDGKLYGMPVNLEGYGFIYNKDLFEQAGITSPPGTITELKAAAEKLKAAGITPFSAGYGEWWVIGQHLLNIGFAQQDDPIAFIEGLYDGSETFVGNEKFQQFKEVLDTEIGFANDNPLTTDYNTQVTLFASGQAAMLQQGNWTENMIYEINPDMNMGFLPIAISDDADANRLPVGVPNNWVLNKNSENLEEAKLFLNWMVSSETGKRYITEEFAFIPAFDNIEPTGLGALGQSILEFSKDDKTIPWTWFRWPDGANKEFAATIQEYAAGRIDYDTVLERFQATWDNLK is encoded by the coding sequence ATGCTAAAACGCTTTACTTTCTTATTTTTATCCGTGTTATTATTCGTTGGGATTCTAGCAGGCTGTTCTTCAACTGAAGAAACAACGACTGAAGACAAACCAAAAGATGATGCTAAACCAGCAGATAAGACTGAAGAACAAGTAACATTAAACTTCTTCCAATTTAAAGTGGAGATTGCTGATCAGCTTCAAAAAATGATTACTGAGTTTGAGGCAGAGCATCCAAATATTAAGGTTAAGCTTGAAACTGTAGGTGGAGGCGCTGATTACGGTGCTGCTTTAAAAGCGAAATTCGCTTCAGGTGAAAAGCCAGATATCTTTAACAATGGTGGATTTAAAGAGCTTGAGCTTTGGAAAGAGCACTTAGCTGATCTTTCAAACGAGCCTTGGGCTGGGCACGTTCTTCCAATTGGTAAAGTACCAATGACAGATACAGATGGCAAACTATATGGAATGCCAGTTAACTTAGAGGGTTATGGTTTTATCTACAATAAAGACCTATTTGAACAAGCAGGAATTACTTCACCACCGGGAACAATTACTGAGTTAAAAGCTGCTGCTGAAAAATTAAAAGCTGCAGGTATTACACCTTTCTCTGCTGGATATGGCGAGTGGTGGGTAATTGGACAGCATTTACTTAACATCGGTTTTGCACAACAAGACGATCCAATTGCATTCATCGAAGGACTTTATGATGGATCAGAAACATTTGTAGGAAATGAGAAATTCCAACAATTTAAAGAAGTTCTAGATACAGAGATTGGTTTTGCTAATGATAATCCGTTAACAACAGATTACAATACGCAAGTTACACTATTTGCTTCAGGTCAAGCAGCAATGCTACAACAAGGTAACTGGACTGAAAACATGATTTACGAAATCAACCCAGACATGAACATGGGCTTCCTACCAATTGCAATTAGCGATGATGCAGATGCTAACCGCTTACCAGTTGGTGTACCAAATAACTGGGTACTAAACAAAAACTCTGAGAACCTAGAAGAAGCAAAACTATTCCTAAACTGGATGGTATCTTCTGAAACAGGTAAACGCTACATCACAGAAGAGTTCGCATTCATCCCAGCATTTGACAACATCGAACCAACAGGCTTAGGAGCACTAGGTCAATCAATCCTAGAATTCTCTAAAGACGACAAGACAATCCCTTGGACTTGGTTCAGATGGCCAGACGGAGCAAACAAAGAATTCGCAGCAACCATCCAAGAATACGCTGCTGGAAGAATCGACTACGACACAGTCCTAGAACGATTCCAAGCAACGTGGGATAACCTAAAATAA
- a CDS encoding sensor histidine kinase, whose protein sequence is MIKKSIRNKLIVLLLLTTIIPFGTSIVITYFHTKNYLEDQVVKENSNLLFQGRVNLENYINELNGLTLSLYNNPDFMNYLRNSNNTNNYLTIGIVKNVMQTILYAEDNINSVSLTFAEDNRIVAASKRSTVVFSRTINNEKKDIFQKAKESPFNMYIEPVNVNEARNKTISIHRSFTNVPSDEVLAYITLEITPENILEISSNLYNEGSEEFYLLSPEGTLIYSSNADISLNEKNQKWIDKMIYSNQEKGMLEWKEDAFNGVMIYDRIPDSAGGWYLVKRVPYTTLYESAFNVAKINIMFGGIGLLLVILATLFVSFKITSPIRILSQNIQQVEEGKMEVQFDSLGQDEIGILGNRFKQMVEKVNHLINREYRLQLENKTNQLKVLQSQLNPHFLYNALQSIGTVALKNNVPQIYTLVTHLSKIMRYGMNMEEDIVPLIKEINYTKAFLLLQKERFGEHLHYTIELEESISNVAVPKMLLQPIIENYFKHGFDIREGVGSINIECKQDEDDLVITVCDNGVGVSDQRLKEIYQYFEEGKRNRDEEESNIGLKNVYVRLNLYYEDRASLQLTNLENGGFAVTIKLPIHEEGMK, encoded by the coding sequence ATGATCAAAAAAAGCATACGCAACAAACTAATCGTCCTACTACTTCTAACAACCATCATCCCTTTTGGAACATCCATCGTCATTACCTATTTTCACACGAAAAACTACCTAGAAGACCAGGTCGTAAAAGAAAATAGCAACCTACTATTCCAAGGGAGAGTCAATCTAGAAAACTATATTAACGAACTAAACGGTTTAACTCTATCACTCTACAACAACCCGGATTTCATGAACTACTTACGAAATTCCAACAACACCAATAACTACTTAACTATTGGAATCGTAAAAAACGTCATGCAAACGATTTTATACGCCGAGGATAATATTAATTCGGTCTCGCTCACCTTTGCTGAAGATAATCGAATTGTAGCGGCATCCAAGCGATCAACCGTTGTATTTTCAAGAACGATTAATAACGAAAAGAAAGACATCTTTCAAAAGGCAAAGGAAAGCCCTTTTAATATGTATATTGAACCGGTGAATGTCAACGAAGCTAGGAACAAAACTATCTCGATTCACCGCTCATTTACGAATGTTCCATCAGATGAAGTACTTGCGTACATAACACTGGAAATTACTCCAGAAAACATACTGGAAATTAGTAGTAACTTATACAACGAGGGTTCAGAGGAGTTTTATTTGTTATCTCCAGAAGGGACTCTCATTTACAGTTCGAATGCTGACATCTCACTAAATGAGAAGAACCAAAAATGGATTGATAAAATGATCTATTCCAATCAAGAAAAAGGTATGCTCGAATGGAAAGAGGACGCTTTTAATGGGGTTATGATTTATGATCGTATCCCTGATTCTGCAGGAGGCTGGTATCTAGTCAAACGCGTTCCTTACACGACATTATATGAAAGTGCCTTTAATGTCGCAAAAATTAACATCATGTTTGGGGGCATCGGCCTATTACTCGTTATTTTAGCAACCTTATTCGTATCCTTTAAAATCACATCACCAATCCGAATTCTATCGCAAAATATTCAACAAGTAGAAGAAGGGAAGATGGAAGTCCAATTTGATTCACTAGGGCAAGATGAAATCGGAATTTTAGGCAATCGTTTCAAACAAATGGTTGAAAAAGTAAATCATCTGATCAACCGGGAATATCGCTTACAGCTTGAAAATAAAACAAATCAATTAAAGGTCCTGCAATCTCAGCTTAATCCGCATTTTCTATACAATGCATTGCAGTCAATTGGTACGGTTGCTTTAAAAAATAACGTCCCCCAAATCTATACACTTGTGACACACCTTTCAAAAATCATGAGGTATGGAATGAATATGGAGGAAGATATCGTTCCGTTAATTAAGGAGATTAATTATACAAAAGCCTTCCTTCTTCTACAAAAAGAGCGTTTTGGCGAGCATCTCCACTATACAATTGAGCTAGAAGAATCAATATCCAATGTGGCTGTACCAAAGATGCTGCTTCAACCGATTATCGAAAATTATTTTAAACACGGCTTTGATATAAGAGAAGGAGTCGGAAGCATAAATATAGAGTGTAAGCAGGATGAGGACGATTTAGTCATTACTGTTTGTGACAATGGGGTTGGAGTATCTGACCAAAGGCTGAAGGAAATCTATCAGTATTTTGAGGAAGGTAAGCGAAACAGAGATGAAGAAGAATCAAATATCGGGTTGAAAAACGTCTATGTTCGCTTAAATCTATATTATGAAGATCGTGCTAGCTTGCAATTAACGAATCTAGAAAACGGGGGCTTTGCCGTAACTATTAAACTCCCAATCCATGAGGAGGGTATGAAATGA
- a CDS encoding response regulator transcription factor: MKAIIVDDEKHVREGLMLLANWDEFGITTILEAQDGDEAMNLISEHNPEIIFTDMRMPKVDGISLLKWLHSANLSSKTIVVSGHDDFEYMRNAIYYNSFDYILKPIDPELLNEALERAVNEWKKETSFLGDAEEIVVDSKGEEEETSMKKIGEYLKKNYQYEINLQEIADCFYLSREYISRRFKQEFNETITDYLTRIRMEKAKEMLKNQQLKIYEIAYQVGYQNEKYFSKVFKKFVGCTPNEYRSSTLTSGRVNHG; the protein is encoded by the coding sequence ATGAAAGCAATCATAGTTGATGATGAAAAACATGTTCGAGAGGGTTTGATGTTATTGGCCAATTGGGATGAGTTTGGAATTACAACCATTCTTGAGGCGCAAGATGGTGATGAAGCTATGAATCTCATTTCGGAGCATAACCCTGAGATTATTTTTACAGATATGAGAATGCCTAAAGTGGATGGTATCTCTCTGTTAAAGTGGCTTCACTCTGCTAACCTTTCTAGTAAAACGATTGTTGTAAGTGGACATGATGATTTCGAATATATGAGGAATGCGATTTATTATAATAGTTTTGATTATATCTTAAAGCCAATTGATCCAGAGCTCTTAAACGAAGCTCTTGAGAGAGCGGTAAATGAATGGAAGAAGGAAACCTCTTTTCTTGGAGATGCTGAAGAAATTGTAGTAGACTCTAAGGGTGAGGAAGAAGAAACGAGCATGAAGAAAATTGGGGAATACTTAAAGAAAAACTATCAATACGAAATTAATCTACAGGAGATTGCTGATTGTTTTTACTTAAGTAGAGAATATATTTCGAGACGATTTAAGCAGGAATTCAATGAGACGATTACGGATTACCTAACACGAATTCGAATGGAAAAAGCGAAGGAAATGCTCAAGAATCAACAGCTCAAAATTTATGAAATTGCGTATCAAGTAGGGTATCAAAATGAAAAATACTTTAGTAAAGTGTTTAAGAAATTTGTAGGGTGTACTCCGAACGAATATCGGAGCTCTACACTAACATCAGGGAGGGTAAACCATGGTTAA
- a CDS encoding ThuA domain-containing protein: MVKVTVWNENRHEQKDQEVRDVYPEGIHGAIAAFLENEDFEVRTATLDEAEHGLTEEVLNSTDVLLWWGHIAHEEVQDEIVERVKQRVLDGMGLIVLHSGHFSKIFKTLMGTSCDLKWREANEKERIWIVDPSHPIVEGLGEYIELEREEMYGEHFDIPAPDELVMVSWFQGGEVFRSGCTYRRGNGKVFYFRPGHETYPTYYNVEVQKVISNAVKWAKPTNNTKPVYGNAKPLEKLDGMN; the protein is encoded by the coding sequence ATGGTTAAAGTTACAGTATGGAATGAAAATCGTCATGAACAAAAGGATCAAGAAGTTAGAGATGTTTATCCAGAAGGTATTCATGGCGCAATTGCGGCATTTTTAGAGAATGAAGACTTTGAAGTAAGAACAGCTACACTTGATGAAGCTGAGCACGGTCTAACAGAGGAAGTTCTAAATTCAACAGATGTGCTACTTTGGTGGGGACATATCGCCCATGAAGAGGTACAAGATGAGATCGTAGAGAGAGTAAAACAACGAGTACTTGATGGAATGGGATTGATTGTTCTACACTCAGGGCATTTTTCAAAGATCTTTAAAACATTAATGGGTACCTCTTGTGACTTAAAATGGAGAGAAGCGAATGAGAAGGAACGCATTTGGATAGTGGACCCAAGTCATCCAATTGTAGAAGGCTTAGGAGAGTATATTGAGCTTGAGCGAGAGGAAATGTATGGTGAGCACTTTGATATTCCTGCTCCAGATGAGTTAGTGATGGTCAGCTGGTTCCAAGGCGGAGAAGTGTTCCGAAGTGGCTGCACATACCGTCGCGGAAATGGTAAAGTATTTTACTTCAGACCAGGACATGAAACATATCCAACATATTATAATGTTGAAGTTCAAAAGGTCATTTCTAATGCTGTGAAATGGGCAAAGCCTACAAATAATACGAAGCCGGTTTATGGAAACGCGAAGCCACTTGAAAAACTAGATGGTATGAACTAA
- a CDS encoding Gfo/Idh/MocA family protein, producing MEKIKIGVIGCGSIAKHRHLPEYATNELVEIVAVCDIVAQRAEELANTYQARAYTDYNELLASEDVDAVSVCTPNYLHAPISIAALQAGKHVLCEKPMATSREEAEAMIAAGEASGKKLMIAHNQRFVPSHQKAKALIQSGELGKIYSFRSAFGHGGPEGWSADGKDSWFFRKSEAFIGAMGDLGVHKTDLLRFLLGEEFVEVGAFVETSAKENSDVDDTAVCVLKTESGVVGTLAASWSYVSKEDNSTIIYAENAILRLEDDPTYSLIVQYKNGEVVKYELGGIQTNDEGGQKSSKVIEHFVQAIAHDEQPLVTGEEGMKSLQVVLSALDSAETKQIVRI from the coding sequence ATGGAAAAAATTAAAATTGGTGTCATTGGCTGTGGAAGTATTGCAAAGCACCGTCACTTACCAGAGTATGCGACAAACGAATTAGTTGAAATTGTAGCAGTTTGCGATATTGTTGCCCAAAGAGCTGAAGAACTAGCCAATACATATCAAGCACGTGCTTATACGGATTATAACGAGTTATTGGCGAGTGAGGACGTGGATGCGGTTAGTGTATGCACACCTAACTATCTACATGCCCCGATTTCGATTGCTGCACTGCAGGCAGGCAAGCATGTATTATGTGAAAAGCCAATGGCTACTTCTCGTGAAGAAGCGGAGGCAATGATTGCGGCTGGCGAAGCAAGCGGTAAAAAGTTAATGATTGCACATAACCAACGTTTTGTTCCTTCACATCAAAAAGCAAAAGCACTCATCCAAAGTGGAGAGTTAGGCAAAATTTATAGCTTCCGTTCAGCATTTGGACATGGTGGTCCAGAGGGCTGGAGTGCAGATGGTAAGGATAGCTGGTTCTTTAGAAAAAGTGAGGCATTCATTGGTGCCATGGGTGATTTAGGTGTACATAAGACAGACCTACTTCGTTTCTTACTAGGAGAAGAGTTTGTTGAGGTTGGTGCTTTTGTTGAAACAAGTGCCAAAGAAAATTCAGATGTAGATGATACAGCTGTATGTGTTTTAAAAACAGAAAGTGGAGTTGTTGGTACATTGGCGGCAAGCTGGTCTTATGTGTCAAAGGAAGACAATTCAACGATTATTTATGCTGAAAATGCAATTCTTCGCTTAGAAGATGATCCAACCTACTCACTAATTGTTCAATATAAAAATGGTGAGGTTGTCAAATACGAGCTTGGTGGGATTCAAACAAATGACGAAGGCGGACAAAAGAGCTCAAAAGTGATTGAACATTTTGTACAAGCGATTGCACATGATGAACAACCATTAGTAACTGGAGAAGAAGGAATGAAATCCCTTCAAGTCGTGCTATCTGCATTAGACTCTGCAGAAACGAAACAGATTGTCAGAATATAA